The nucleotide window CAAGTAACTATACATATCAAATGGCAATCAATCTTACAGATAGGAACATGGTGTAGACAGTGTGACAGAACAGAATTTGTAGAAAGTGCATGGTAGGCAGATTACAGTGAAAATTCATATCTGTAAACGCTTACACAGTCTCATACTCGCGCCGGATGGAGCGAGCCAAGCAGCACGCAAAGATTACTCCGATCAGCTGgaacaaagaataaaatacgTTCAGTCACCTACTAGATCTACAGATGCACTACACTGAGTTCTaacatgaaaatattgaagaaaaggaagataaagataattttgaaacattaTAGACTTACTTGAACCAGAGCAATTCCAATACCCACACCACCGATGATCACAGCATTATCTTCAATTGCGTTTTGTAATTTCATACTACAGCCCTCATGACGAATCTCAATTAAGTTTTCATCACATTTCTTATCCATATCAAGTTCGGTGCAGCATGCCTCTGGTAACTCGGTGGTTTTAAATACCTTCTCCCAGTCCTTTGGGCCATCCATACCGCAGCAGTCCaactaaaacaaaaaattaatttagaaaacgGACCAATCAAAGCCTGACTCAATTTACAACTGCTCTTGAAAAGAGGACAACAATTTCGTGAGGATAGAAGTATTGATACTGGACTtcatcattttgtttttactaaACCTCCGGGTTCTCGCATGAACTAAGCTATTGATTTGAAGTAATTTCCAATTTCGGTTTCTACAGTTCTCAGTATATCGGAATTTACTTATCGGGACTGCAGACAAATACTTGTATGCTTGTGGGGAATTTTATATGAAACAGAACTTTTCTCCttcatgaaaaaatagataaattgttttatttagtATCTGAGGCGGGCTCTCGTTTTTTCGTAGATCAGCTATGTCCACAAGCAAGACTAGttgaaattgatattaaaaGTTACTTTGTTGGTGCAAAACGCTTCACTGGTCATTTAGTTCGCATTGATATTGCATCAAAATGGTTATTCTAAATAACAAgatcattgaattatttaagtACTTCAAGTAAATTGCTGGTCaatgttgttgttttttttgcaCCTATCACAGGCCTTGACATTTATGACAAATGGAACAATCTGCCAACTTCATCATCAATACTGAAAGTATCTTTTTATATTTCGGAATCCACATATCTCATCAATTGAGTAATTATTCCAGATCTCTGTGTAAGCAATAATTTTGCACATCTCGATCATTGTACATTATTTCATAATGTTTTGGTTCGTGCATAAAGATGATGAGAAGTACATAGTGATATGAATGGTATAGTTAAAACGTGAATCAACATCTGGTAAATTGATCCGTACAGTTTGTCTTATGCAATAGTTTTCCTTTCACCCAAGCCGTGCACGTAGACCAGAATGACTGGCGACTGGAAGTTATAGGTGATAATAAAAACCTACCATCTATAGCTCGTTGATAGAGTTCTATCAAATGCAGTCACCGAATCAACTAGTCTTATGGCACTCTCACCTTGAGtacaacaattattttctctcaaCTCCTAACACAGCAGGTGTAACTTTGACCGTTGCCAGTGGTTTGAATATTCTATGAGATTCTACAATAAATTCAATCTaaactgaataatttttttaagaagtttctttttcatgaaattctttGTTGCCAAAGTGACAAGTAAAAGGGATAATTCAAGGTTACGCTAATCTTCAAGACTAACTACAAATAACAAGCTTCCTTGATATTAGTTTAGAAAAAAGCtcagacttttttttaaccataaGTCAATTGTGAAATAATAGAATTTTGGAGTGTATTGAAAAACAGATGTTTAAGCTTTTTAACAAAGATTTTATAAGATTACCGTTCGttcattcttcttcttattcctaTACGGATACGTTACAAAAAGAAACAGTCGCCTTGACGACACTAACTGTGATAGAAACTTACGCAGACTATGTGggtcaataatatttttacatatttcttCTACAAATATTTCCTGACCCATGACGAActtctttgatatttttataactttcagaagctaaaaaattttcttaacaGTTCCGGTCTTTATTGGCACCCTAATATGTCAATGTTTATTTGCTCATAATAGCTATATGTAAAAGACATAATGGGAATACTTTATATCATGAGTAATTGGAAAAAAGCACCGTAAaacatttttgatattttcagtatcaagttaaaaataattttctacataTCAGAAATCTTGGTGATCACTGTCCATGTAGATTACCAGCATCGCCGTTAAGAGAAGCGATTTTCTGATATATTATATGCTAGATGCTATACTAAAGACTATAATACAAGACTTGGCAAAAGGAAATTCAAACTGATAGAAATATTGATTGACACAGAGAAAGAGGCTCTTGCTCAAGTAGTTTGTATGtgttttacattttaaaaCAGTCATAGTCCACCCAAGTGTCGTAACATAAAGCCTGAATTATTTAAGTGGTAAAAATCAATTAGGTATTAATAAAATGCCAAATAGGTCAGTATCTGACACACTGATGGCAAATACcaagaattaaaaaacatggtgcagatgaaaaattacgtaCCTATGCCTAGACACAATTATGCTTACAAAAATAGTTGCCAGTttgttaaaaatcaaaattcttaTAATTCTCAGATTGTATATTCCTACGATTTCCTGTTTTAATCACACAAGATTTCAATAGTTGgaattcttttcttcttcttttcgttGGCATGAgagattataaaaattggtataaaataaaatctaccagtaaataaaaggaaaatcgcaaattagCAACAATATGAATTTGATAACTTGTATGGAGAAATCTACATCTCACGGTAAAAGATGTGTAAGGAGaaatggtaaaataaaaagagcaGAATCTTATAGAAAGCTTCCTGTAGGGATAATGCCTCTAATTAATTATGGCAGTCAATAATCAAGCAATTGCTTAAAAATTTCGTAGGATTTGATTAACTTTATGAACAGACGAAAAGTTTTATAGGATTCGTTTTCTTAAGTTTTTAGTTAGAGCGGGTAATCTGGAGGTGAAAATTATAGTTAAAATTTCGTACGTCATGCTGCATGATGTCCCACGAATTCTCGGCTTCTTTGTTAGTTAAATACTCCGACATGGTAGTATTCAGATGATTGTCAAGCATCGTTCCGACTTCGTTCCGCATCATGTATCCAGAGATGCCGGCACCAATTTCCAGTGCAAATATCAAGAGCAATAGAAGAGAGAACTAACAAATCACAAAATGATTAGGCTAGAATAGGATTATTATTAATCTATGAGTACATAGAGATTTGGCACAGTGAAATAAGATATATCAGTTGGATTTGCTATTTATATGCTACACTTTCAGTATTTTGACACAAcagaggaaaattaaaaagttctaataaaattcgtgaattgtaaactgaaattgagaaaaatgttCCTGCACTTGAATGACTTATACAAATTTTCCTCTTTGTTTTACACATGTTTAAATTCAGCTCTactcaatatttcaaattgtttcaatttttaagtGAACTTCTTGATCTATGTGAAAAGTTCATTTTGGGTTgtaggtaaaaaatttaaaaagaaaatgactCTAATCTGTTGGCTGGTTATGAAGAACATTGCAGCCTGACAGAGAATTTATTGGTCACAATTTATAGTGAAAatacatttgtgaaaaaaattaacaggCTCGTTTTTGGCCGAAGAAGATCTAACTCTGAAACGCTTTAACTTTGCAAGTAGAAAGTTGAAGCAAAAACGATTTTGATGCTGAAAATCTGGCTTCAAGCTTCATTTTCTAGATTTAGTCTATACGCATTTTTCTGTAAGTCACACTTGTATTTCTGAAGTGAACCTTCAACTTCGTATAATCAAACGCGATGaagagaatttattttatattttcaagatAGCCATTTTGTAACATGTAATTTTCCCTTCAGAATagtttttgcaaattttctctGAGCCTTTTTGTAGACAATTTATCCAATATCAAATTAAAAAGTGtccgaaaaattttgatcctATATAACAAGTGCCAGAGGTAAACGTACAGTCGCTGTTTTATTGGAACTTCAATATCTTTGGTATTAAGGAAGgtacgaaaaatttaaaaacaggGTAATGAAGAGGTATCTCTAATTCTTCAAAATGGTAAGACGGGAAGACATGATCGCCATTTTTATGGAAGCTATTCCGCGGTAaagttcaaattttgattactgaatttcaaaggCCATCTTTGGAAAGTTGTCAAATCTGCTATTGccgttgagaaaattttttaaatgattcaGAGAGGCGATATTTGAAggttcaaaaattaaaaaaaaaaaaaaaaaaccatttcaaAGTTAAAACTTCAAGCCGAAAAGTGGCTGTCTTGATAAACTACTATAAATTCTCTTAATCGCGTCCGAACACGCGAAGTCGAAGGTTCACTTTAGAAATTTGACATCAGTGACTTAAAGACGGGACTACTCGCGAAGAAATGCGTACATACTAAATCTAGAAAATGGAGCTTAAAACCAACATTTTCAGCTCCAAAATAGTTTTTGATTCAACTTTCTATTTGCAATTTATGCAAAGTTACAGTGTTTCAAAGTCGaacttttttcgaatttaatcTCTGGTTAACTTTAACCTGAGTTTAGACAATCGTGGTTTAATCAAGAAGTTGTGGAACTGGGCCTTAGCtatcaaagaaaaatattggtaTAATTCccaaaattatttctcaagGATATCCAGTACAGTAGTCATAtgaggaaagaaataatttagAAGGTTTAAAGTCTTGAAAATAATAGCGGGAATTTTCGTTCTTAGTCATAATTTGAATTGCAAATatcaatttcagaaaattttgcggttacaaaaaaaaaaaaaaataggaaaaatgaTGTTCTCAAAGAAGGGGGGGGATGAAACGGAACAAATGCCGAGCTGCTCGGTAAGGTTGCGGGGTTACAAGCGTGGGTCGGTACGTTATTCAGGTGAGATACGCATAcctacgtatacgtataaacatCGTATTTCAGTCATATGTCAAGCATACCGTTATGATCATGCAGTGGTTCTCCTTGACAGCTCCGCAGCAGCCGAAAAACGATACTAGGAATACGATGATTCCAACGACAATCATGAGAACGGGAGCGGCGAAGAACCACGGATCCACAAAGTTACTGTACCCCTTATACAAGCCGAGTATAACGGCGCCGACCGAAATGAAAACGATTCCGGTTATCTGAAAGTGAAATAAACGTCCGTTAGGTGATTAAAAATAAGCAATCCTATTCTCCAGCAGGCTTGGCTGAAAATAACTTCTAGATCCGTATCATCGGTGCATAATGTGCACGCTTATCGTTGCGGTTATTCACGGGACGCCTGTGCCTGCACGTCCTTTCTTTCCATTGCTCGCGTTTATTGTCGTACGCCTGTAAATCGGACGTACAGAATAATAGAGCCGAGGACACGGGGTAGTca belongs to Neodiprion lecontei isolate iyNeoLeco1 chromosome 5, iyNeoLeco1.1, whole genome shotgun sequence and includes:
- the LOC107222330 gene encoding CD63 antigen isoform X1; the protein is MVSGGMTCVKYLLFLFNLVFAITGIVFISVGAVILGLYKGYSNFVDPWFFAAPVLMIVVGIIVFLVSFFGCCGAVKENHCMIITFSLLLLLIFALEIGAGISGYMMRNEVGTMLDNHLNTTMSEYLTNKEAENSWDIMQHDLDCCGMDGPKDWEKVFKTTELPEACCTELDMDKKCDENLIEIRHEGCSMKLQNAIEDNAVIIGGVGIGIALVQLIGVIFACCLARSIRREYETVETTAH
- the LOC107222330 gene encoding CD63 antigen isoform X2, yielding MVSGGMTCVKYLLFLFNLVFAITGIVFISVGAVILGLYKGYSNFVDPWFFAAPVLMIVVGIIVFLVSFFGCCGAVKENHCMIITFSLLLLLIFALEIGAGISGYMMRNEVGTMLDNHLNTTMSEYLTNKEAENSWDIMQHDLDCCGMDGPKDWEKVFKTTELPEACCTELDMDKKCDENLIEIRHEGCSMKLQNAIEDNAVIIGGVGIGIALVQLIGVIFACCLARSIRREYETV